In Aquila chrysaetos chrysaetos chromosome 10, bAquChr1.4, whole genome shotgun sequence, the following proteins share a genomic window:
- the MB21D2 gene encoding protein MB21D2 isoform X3: MQGRPCPKSVGTKGMVQKLDQKLPVANEYLLLSGGVREGVVDIDLDELNVYARGTDYDMDFTLLVPALKLHDRNQPVTLDMRHSALCHSWLSLRLFDEGTISKWKDCCTIVDHINGATNYFFSPTKVADWFYDSISIVLSEIQKKPQRGMPKVEKVEKNGTIISIILGVGSSRMLYDIVPVVSFKGWPAVAQSWLMENHFWDGKITEEEVISGFYLVPACSYKGKKDNEWRLSFARSEVQLKKCISSSLMQAYQACKAIIIKLLSRPKAISPYHLRSMMLWACDRLPANYLAQEDYAAHFLLGLIDDLQHCLVNKMCPNYFIPQCNMLEHLSEETVMLHARKLSSVRSDPAEHLRTAIEHVKAANRLTLELQRRGSTTSIPSPQSDGGDTNQPDDRLAKKLQQLVTENPGKSISVFINPDDVTRPHFRIDDKFF; encoded by the exons ATGCAAGGAAGGCCCTGCCCTAAGTCAGTTGGGACTAAAG GCATGGTTCAGAAACTTGACCAGAAGCTGCCTGTAGCCAACGAGTACCTGCTGCTTTCAGGTGGTGTGCGGGAAGGTGTGGTGGACATTGATCTCGATGAGCTGAATGTTTATGCACGAGGCACAGACTATGACATGGACTTCACCCTGCTTGTGCCCGCACTGAAGCTGCACGACCGTAACCAACCAGTCACGCTGGACATGCGACACTCGGCTTTGTGCCACTCCTGGCTGAGCCTGCGTCTGTTTGATGAAGGAACTATCAGCAAATGGAAGGACTGCTGCACAATCGTGGACCATATCAATGGAGCTAccaattatttcttctctccaacAAAAGTTGCAGACTGGTTCTATGACTCTATTAGCATTGTCCTCTCTGAGATCCAGAAAAAGCCTCAGCGAGGGATGCCAAAGGTGGAGAAGGTAGAAAAGAATGGGACTATCATATCCATCATTTTGGGAGTGGGCAGCAGCCGCATGCTGTACGACATTGTCCCTGTGGTGTCCTTCAAGGGTTGGCCAGCTGTGGCGCAGAGCTGGCTGATGGAGAACCACTTCTGGGATGGGAAGATCACAGAGGAGGAAGTCATAAGTGGGTTTTACTTAGTGCCTGCGTGTTCCTACAAGGGGAAGAAGGACAATGAATGGAGGCTGTCATTTGCCAGAAGTGAAGTGCAGCTGAAAAAGTGCATCTCCAGCAGCCTCATGCAAGCCTATCAGGCCTGCAAAGCTATCATCATCAAATTGCTGTCCCGCCCCAAAGCCATTAGTCCATATCACTTGCGGAGCATGATGCTGTGGGCTTGCGACAGGCTACCAGCCAACTACTTGGCCCAGGAGGATTACGCAGCCCATTTTCTCCTGGGTCTTATTGATGATCTCCAGCACTGCTTGGTCAATAAGATGTGCCCTAACTACTTCATCCCCCAGTGCAAtatgctggagcacctctctgAAGAAACCGTCATGCTGCATGCGCGGAAGCTGTCCTCAGTCCGCTCAGACCCTGCCGAACACCTTCGAACTGCCATCGAACATGTCAAAGCAGCAAACCGACTAACACTAGAGCTCCAACGGCGGGGCAGCACCACCAGCATCCCCTCCCCACAGTCAGACGGAGGGGACACCAACCAGCCGGATGACCGATTAGCCAAAAAGTTGCAACAGCTAGTGACTGAGAACCCAGGGAAGTCCATCTCTGTCTTCATTAACCCAGATGATGTCACAAGGCCCCACTTTAGAATTGATGATAAATTTTTCTGA
- the MB21D2 gene encoding protein MB21D2 isoform X2: MYDTFPFQVSSALQTRLNGMVQKLDQKLPVANEYLLLSGGVREGVVDIDLDELNVYARGTDYDMDFTLLVPALKLHDRNQPVTLDMRHSALCHSWLSLRLFDEGTISKWKDCCTIVDHINGATNYFFSPTKVADWFYDSISIVLSEIQKKPQRGMPKVEKVEKNGTIISIILGVGSSRMLYDIVPVVSFKGWPAVAQSWLMENHFWDGKITEEEVISGFYLVPACSYKGKKDNEWRLSFARSEVQLKKCISSSLMQAYQACKAIIIKLLSRPKAISPYHLRSMMLWACDRLPANYLAQEDYAAHFLLGLIDDLQHCLVNKMCPNYFIPQCNMLEHLSEETVMLHARKLSSVRSDPAEHLRTAIEHVKAANRLTLELQRRGSTTSIPSPQSDGGDTNQPDDRLAKKLQQLVTENPGKSISVFINPDDVTRPHFRIDDKFF; this comes from the exons ATGTATGACACCTTTCCCTTTCAGGTGTCTTCAGCCTTGCAAACTAGGCTTAATG GCATGGTTCAGAAACTTGACCAGAAGCTGCCTGTAGCCAACGAGTACCTGCTGCTTTCAGGTGGTGTGCGGGAAGGTGTGGTGGACATTGATCTCGATGAGCTGAATGTTTATGCACGAGGCACAGACTATGACATGGACTTCACCCTGCTTGTGCCCGCACTGAAGCTGCACGACCGTAACCAACCAGTCACGCTGGACATGCGACACTCGGCTTTGTGCCACTCCTGGCTGAGCCTGCGTCTGTTTGATGAAGGAACTATCAGCAAATGGAAGGACTGCTGCACAATCGTGGACCATATCAATGGAGCTAccaattatttcttctctccaacAAAAGTTGCAGACTGGTTCTATGACTCTATTAGCATTGTCCTCTCTGAGATCCAGAAAAAGCCTCAGCGAGGGATGCCAAAGGTGGAGAAGGTAGAAAAGAATGGGACTATCATATCCATCATTTTGGGAGTGGGCAGCAGCCGCATGCTGTACGACATTGTCCCTGTGGTGTCCTTCAAGGGTTGGCCAGCTGTGGCGCAGAGCTGGCTGATGGAGAACCACTTCTGGGATGGGAAGATCACAGAGGAGGAAGTCATAAGTGGGTTTTACTTAGTGCCTGCGTGTTCCTACAAGGGGAAGAAGGACAATGAATGGAGGCTGTCATTTGCCAGAAGTGAAGTGCAGCTGAAAAAGTGCATCTCCAGCAGCCTCATGCAAGCCTATCAGGCCTGCAAAGCTATCATCATCAAATTGCTGTCCCGCCCCAAAGCCATTAGTCCATATCACTTGCGGAGCATGATGCTGTGGGCTTGCGACAGGCTACCAGCCAACTACTTGGCCCAGGAGGATTACGCAGCCCATTTTCTCCTGGGTCTTATTGATGATCTCCAGCACTGCTTGGTCAATAAGATGTGCCCTAACTACTTCATCCCCCAGTGCAAtatgctggagcacctctctgAAGAAACCGTCATGCTGCATGCGCGGAAGCTGTCCTCAGTCCGCTCAGACCCTGCCGAACACCTTCGAACTGCCATCGAACATGTCAAAGCAGCAAACCGACTAACACTAGAGCTCCAACGGCGGGGCAGCACCACCAGCATCCCCTCCCCACAGTCAGACGGAGGGGACACCAACCAGCCGGATGACCGATTAGCCAAAAAGTTGCAACAGCTAGTGACTGAGAACCCAGGGAAGTCCATCTCTGTCTTCATTAACCCAGATGATGTCACAAGGCCCCACTTTAGAATTGATGATAAATTTTTCTGA
- the MB21D2 gene encoding protein MB21D2 isoform X4, whose amino-acid sequence MVQKLDQKLPVANEYLLLSGGVREGVVDIDLDELNVYARGTDYDMDFTLLVPALKLHDRNQPVTLDMRHSALCHSWLSLRLFDEGTISKWKDCCTIVDHINGATNYFFSPTKVADWFYDSISIVLSEIQKKPQRGMPKVEKVEKNGTIISIILGVGSSRMLYDIVPVVSFKGWPAVAQSWLMENHFWDGKITEEEVISGFYLVPACSYKGKKDNEWRLSFARSEVQLKKCISSSLMQAYQACKAIIIKLLSRPKAISPYHLRSMMLWACDRLPANYLAQEDYAAHFLLGLIDDLQHCLVNKMCPNYFIPQCNMLEHLSEETVMLHARKLSSVRSDPAEHLRTAIEHVKAANRLTLELQRRGSTTSIPSPQSDGGDTNQPDDRLAKKLQQLVTENPGKSISVFINPDDVTRPHFRIDDKFF is encoded by the coding sequence ATGGTTCAGAAACTTGACCAGAAGCTGCCTGTAGCCAACGAGTACCTGCTGCTTTCAGGTGGTGTGCGGGAAGGTGTGGTGGACATTGATCTCGATGAGCTGAATGTTTATGCACGAGGCACAGACTATGACATGGACTTCACCCTGCTTGTGCCCGCACTGAAGCTGCACGACCGTAACCAACCAGTCACGCTGGACATGCGACACTCGGCTTTGTGCCACTCCTGGCTGAGCCTGCGTCTGTTTGATGAAGGAACTATCAGCAAATGGAAGGACTGCTGCACAATCGTGGACCATATCAATGGAGCTAccaattatttcttctctccaacAAAAGTTGCAGACTGGTTCTATGACTCTATTAGCATTGTCCTCTCTGAGATCCAGAAAAAGCCTCAGCGAGGGATGCCAAAGGTGGAGAAGGTAGAAAAGAATGGGACTATCATATCCATCATTTTGGGAGTGGGCAGCAGCCGCATGCTGTACGACATTGTCCCTGTGGTGTCCTTCAAGGGTTGGCCAGCTGTGGCGCAGAGCTGGCTGATGGAGAACCACTTCTGGGATGGGAAGATCACAGAGGAGGAAGTCATAAGTGGGTTTTACTTAGTGCCTGCGTGTTCCTACAAGGGGAAGAAGGACAATGAATGGAGGCTGTCATTTGCCAGAAGTGAAGTGCAGCTGAAAAAGTGCATCTCCAGCAGCCTCATGCAAGCCTATCAGGCCTGCAAAGCTATCATCATCAAATTGCTGTCCCGCCCCAAAGCCATTAGTCCATATCACTTGCGGAGCATGATGCTGTGGGCTTGCGACAGGCTACCAGCCAACTACTTGGCCCAGGAGGATTACGCAGCCCATTTTCTCCTGGGTCTTATTGATGATCTCCAGCACTGCTTGGTCAATAAGATGTGCCCTAACTACTTCATCCCCCAGTGCAAtatgctggagcacctctctgAAGAAACCGTCATGCTGCATGCGCGGAAGCTGTCCTCAGTCCGCTCAGACCCTGCCGAACACCTTCGAACTGCCATCGAACATGTCAAAGCAGCAAACCGACTAACACTAGAGCTCCAACGGCGGGGCAGCACCACCAGCATCCCCTCCCCACAGTCAGACGGAGGGGACACCAACCAGCCGGATGACCGATTAGCCAAAAAGTTGCAACAGCTAGTGACTGAGAACCCAGGGAAGTCCATCTCTGTCTTCATTAACCCAGATGATGTCACAAGGCCCCACTTTAGAATTGATGATAAATTTTTCTGA